One Candidatus Hydrogenedentota bacterium DNA segment encodes these proteins:
- a CDS encoding CDP-alcohol phosphatidyltransferase family protein has translation MNLPNKLTLARVIMVPIFVALLSFDWWWCYWLGYLVFTVATITDYYDGKIARERNLITNFGKLLDPVADKVLVMAAFIMMMTLSVAPAPGVFPNPAAKSLIIPGWTIVAILAREFLVTGVRLLAASDGTVIAADVYGKTKTVIQLVYIFVFLFLAGAEHFVIDYAPDYAAMYRSGLEYASMWAMVFVATYTVYSGVRFMHANWRTLHMGDV, from the coding sequence TGATCATGGTGCCGATCTTCGTGGCGCTGCTTTCATTCGACTGGTGGTGGTGCTACTGGCTCGGTTATCTCGTGTTCACCGTGGCGACGATTACCGACTACTACGACGGGAAGATCGCGCGCGAACGCAATCTGATTACCAACTTCGGCAAACTGCTCGACCCCGTCGCGGACAAGGTGCTGGTAATGGCGGCGTTCATTATGATGATGACGTTGTCGGTGGCGCCGGCGCCGGGTGTGTTCCCGAATCCCGCCGCAAAGAGCCTGATCATTCCGGGCTGGACCATCGTGGCAATCCTCGCGCGCGAGTTTCTGGTGACGGGCGTGCGGCTGCTTGCCGCGAGCGACGGCACCGTGATCGCCGCCGACGTCTACGGAAAGACGAAGACCGTAATTCAGTTGGTGTATATCTTCGTGTTTTTGTTTCTCGCCGGCGCGGAACATTTCGTGATCGACTACGCGCCCGACTACGCCGCGATGTACCGCTCGGGGCTCGAATACGCGTCCATGTGGGCGATGGTGTTTGTCGCGACGTACACCGTGTATTCCGGCGTGCGGTTCATGCACGCCAATTGGCG